A region from the Sutcliffiella horikoshii genome encodes:
- a CDS encoding PD-(D/E)XK nuclease family protein — protein MKSLKRMLYELTMDKDFVALKFLINRPNVFHVAGATHLETWHSRFLSWLLDPTERHNLGYYPFQRFLMAVADSADADIDEITDIAMLNMKQFRDPEVVAEKDINKLNIMELDALEETAGSDDKGRLDVFFKVNIVDDTDPTQVKKLILAVEQKVYARVDVKQCNKYLRKFEETFKDEQYLLVALVPKSQIKESNQETFGSSEWIGIDYQQLVDIVLMPCLENPDLNAFAKPIIQQYLDALRMPYKGKREKLATIEEERVLVRSLYDRFEDVFKAVTKIAAEDESEERNYVKSVVNDTYGEVFRTIKWILDEENDIEETWNFANPFQRNIYKRWDELRVIVKHNNDEFVIVADKVPDLFKRTLRWMEEQNLPLREQLEEGIILGGGNNGKRFAFALQPIHKDRKKFASMHTYESIHTGETYYIETKINPKSAMLTIAKMLRELGVGVETPLLESGEEVLV, from the coding sequence ATGAAATCACTTAAGAGAATGCTATATGAATTAACAATGGATAAAGATTTTGTCGCGTTAAAGTTCCTCATTAATCGACCGAATGTCTTTCATGTAGCTGGTGCCACTCATTTGGAAACTTGGCATTCAAGATTCCTGTCTTGGTTATTGGACCCTACAGAACGCCATAATCTTGGTTATTATCCTTTTCAGCGGTTTCTGATGGCTGTAGCTGACTCAGCGGATGCTGACATTGATGAAATTACCGATATTGCCATGCTGAATATGAAGCAGTTCAGAGACCCAGAGGTAGTAGCGGAAAAAGATATTAATAAGCTGAATATCATGGAGCTGGATGCATTGGAGGAAACAGCAGGCAGTGATGATAAGGGAAGACTAGATGTCTTTTTTAAGGTGAATATAGTGGATGATACAGACCCTACCCAAGTGAAAAAGTTAATTCTTGCAGTGGAGCAAAAGGTGTATGCACGAGTGGACGTAAAACAATGTAACAAGTACTTGCGAAAGTTCGAGGAGACTTTTAAGGATGAGCAGTATTTGTTGGTAGCTTTGGTTCCAAAGAGTCAAATCAAGGAAAGCAATCAAGAAACGTTCGGAAGCTCTGAGTGGATTGGAATTGACTATCAGCAATTAGTGGACATCGTCTTAATGCCTTGCCTAGAAAATCCCGATTTAAATGCGTTCGCAAAGCCAATTATCCAACAATATTTGGACGCTTTACGTATGCCTTATAAAGGGAAACGTGAGAAGCTTGCTACTATTGAAGAAGAGCGTGTGTTAGTTCGTTCCCTATATGATCGCTTTGAAGATGTATTTAAAGCCGTCACGAAAATAGCAGCAGAAGACGAAAGTGAAGAAAGAAACTATGTGAAGAGCGTTGTTAACGATACTTACGGGGAAGTGTTTAGAACCATTAAGTGGATTCTGGATGAAGAGAATGATATAGAAGAGACATGGAATTTTGCCAATCCATTTCAGCGAAACATTTATAAGAGATGGGATGAACTTAGAGTCATTGTGAAACATAACAATGATGAGTTTGTTATTGTTGCAGACAAAGTTCCTGACCTTTTCAAGAGGACTTTACGTTGGATGGAAGAGCAAAACTTGCCCCTACGAGAACAATTGGAAGAAGGCATTATCCTAGGTGGTGGCAACAATGGAAAACGATTTGCATTCGCATTACAACCCATTCATAAAGACAGGAAGAAGTTTGCGTCTATGCACACCTACGAATCTATACATACAGGTGAGACCTACTACATAGAGACGAAGATAAATCCGAAGAGTGCGATGTTAACTATTGCGAAGATGTTGAGGGAGTTAGGTGTCGGGGTGGAGACACCGTTGTTGGAGAGTGGAGAAGAGGTATTGGTTTAA
- a CDS encoding HTH-like domain-containing protein, giving the protein MNKNELSKILYEMYTSAPEGEQVANIHLFGVKYADYIIKSNYKATEIVKLSGLKPSYSTEVSKGIRLSKYVVPKV; this is encoded by the coding sequence ATGAATAAAAATGAACTGTCTAAGATTCTTTACGAAATGTATACAAGTGCCCCAGAAGGTGAACAAGTGGCCAATATTCATCTTTTTGGAGTAAAGTATGCTGATTATATTATAAAGAGTAACTACAAGGCTACTGAAATTGTAAAACTATCCGGATTAAAACCTTCATACTCGACTGAAGTAAGTAAGGGTATTCGACTCTCAAAGTATGTTGTACCAAAAGTTTAA
- a CDS encoding YwqG family protein yields the protein MKAKLGGSPDFPAGWEFPCYEDNYLTFMLQVNLSEAKPYDKDNLLPESGILYLFYEALEQPWGFDGDEGCFKVLYYDGDLGGLERKESPSSRTDFVAFPAFQLSFENIVTLPESPENLDFADDDEEANYFDFRQELVQPEDRDGKVVPAHYMLGAPLNIQDDVLEELFEDGKDPVLLFQIDSDEELADVMWGDSGMLYFCMEKEDLMEKRFDRVRFTLQCF from the coding sequence TTGAAAGCCAAATTAGGCGGCTCCCCAGACTTTCCTGCTGGTTGGGAGTTCCCTTGTTATGAAGACAACTATCTTACTTTTATGCTTCAAGTCAATTTGTCTGAAGCCAAGCCTTATGACAAAGATAATTTGTTGCCTGAGAGCGGTATATTGTATTTATTTTATGAGGCATTGGAGCAGCCTTGGGGATTTGATGGAGATGAGGGATGCTTTAAGGTGCTTTATTATGATGGAGATTTAGGAGGCTTGGAGAGGAAGGAAAGTCCGAGTAGTAGGACGGATTTTGTTGCGTTTCCGGCGTTCCAACTTTCGTTTGAGAATATAGTGACATTGCCGGAAAGTCCTGAGAATCTGGATTTTGCAGATGATGATGAAGAAGCGAATTACTTTGATTTCCGTCAGGAGCTAGTGCAGCCAGAGGACAGGGATGGCAAAGTGGTGCCGGCTCATTATATGTTGGGCGCGCCGTTGAATATTCAGGATGATGTGTTGGAGGAGCTTTTTGAAGATGGAAAGGATCCGGTGCTCTTGTTCCAGATTGATTCGGATGAGGAACTGGCAGATGTCATGTGGGGAGATAGCGGCATGCTGTACTTCTGTATGGAGAAAGAGGACTTGATGGAGAAGCGGTTTGATCGGGTGAGGTTTACGTTGCAGTGTTTTTAA
- a CDS encoding DUF3895 domain-containing protein, producing MAEREDNEQAKRFKQQKRLKDIKRIPTENILSKVRQENSYEPSEKEQTEQPLPVPNRNMKSVDFKKMRLSLPRKHQDAVRDIINKWNSDDISTLAICWELMNNYGANSEMYATNKKPKIYMDVQLLMNVLVEKGVLKLTSKSLDNCSYSILSGVKSAEDQQLNLF from the coding sequence TTGGCAGAGCGCGAAGATAATGAGCAAGCTAAAAGATTCAAGCAACAGAAGAGATTAAAGGATATAAAACGTATTCCTACAGAAAATATCTTAAGTAAAGTAAGGCAAGAAAACTCATATGAACCTAGTGAAAAAGAACAAACAGAGCAACCTCTCCCTGTACCTAATCGCAACATGAAATCAGTAGACTTCAAAAAAATGAGACTCTCCCTTCCCAGGAAACATCAAGATGCTGTAAGAGACATTATTAACAAGTGGAATTCTGACGATATAAGCACGCTCGCTATCTGCTGGGAGTTAATGAATAACTATGGTGCCAATAGCGAAATGTATGCAACAAATAAGAAGCCGAAAATTTACATGGATGTTCAGTTATTGATGAATGTTCTAGTAGAGAAAGGCGTACTTAAACTAACTTCTAAAAGTCTGGATAATTGCTCGTACTCTATTCTATCAGGTGTTAAGTCTGCGGAAGATCAGCAATTAAATTTGTTTTAG
- a CDS encoding GNAT family N-acetyltransferase: protein MITYIGTPKLETNRLILEKFELSDAQKVFDHWISDERVTDNRVSAAHTDVSQTVERVAGIVSQYEKEDFCYWAVKLKGSGELIGEIDLYDFDEATGNCEVSYSLGYRWWNQGYGTEALRAVIEFGFRHMNLHKIAAAHNTDNPASGRIMSKAGMVQEGIVRDMIRNSKGQYKDCAIYGILAGEYFSKGLGDKGFILNVKG from the coding sequence GTGATTACATATATCGGAACACCAAAGCTAGAAACAAATCGATTAATCCTGGAAAAGTTTGAGCTCAGTGATGCCCAGAAGGTGTTTGATCACTGGATTTCAGATGAGCGGGTGACAGACAATCGAGTGAGTGCGGCGCATACAGATGTTTCACAAACGGTGGAGAGAGTGGCGGGTATTGTGTCGCAATATGAGAAGGAAGATTTTTGTTATTGGGCAGTGAAGTTGAAGGGTAGTGGAGAGCTAATTGGCGAGATTGATTTGTATGACTTTGATGAGGCAACCGGAAATTGCGAAGTGAGTTATTCCCTCGGTTACCGGTGGTGGAATCAGGGGTATGGCACGGAAGCGTTGCGAGCCGTGATCGAATTTGGCTTTCGGCACATGAATCTTCATAAGATTGCAGCTGCACACAACACCGACAACCCAGCGTCCGGGCGCATCATGAGCAAGGCAGGGATGGTGCAAGAGGGGATTGTGAGAGATATGATCCGGAATTCCAAAGGTCAGTATAAGGATTGTGCGATTTATGGGATTTTGGCGGGGGAGTATTTTAGTAAGGGGTTGGGGGATAAAGGGTTTATTTTGAATGTGAAGGGGTGA
- a CDS encoding HIT family protein, whose translation MVYEDDYVICFLDHDPFNEGHTLILPKQHFLDVDELDEETANAIMKASILISKALKCLYQPDGITINQNGGVFNDLTHYHMHVVPRYKGQWFGDFYSEEAVGEVDVRELEQVRGRMVEEIKEISGAGERNYKLDVKQES comes from the coding sequence ATGGTCTACGAAGATGACTATGTCATATGTTTCCTAGACCACGACCCGTTTAATGAGGGACATACCTTAATCTTGCCGAAACAACATTTCCTAGATGTCGACGAACTCGATGAGGAGACCGCAAATGCCATTATGAAAGCTTCTATTTTAATATCCAAAGCGTTGAAGTGCCTCTACCAACCGGACGGCATTACCATTAACCAAAATGGTGGGGTGTTTAATGATCTGACTCATTATCATATGCATGTGGTGCCTAGATATAAGGGGCAATGGTTTGGGGATTTTTATAGTGAGGAAGCGGTGGGGGAAGTGGATGTTAGGGAGTTGGAGCAGGTTAGGGGGAGGATGGTTGAGGAAATAAAGGAGATTTCAGGAGCTGGGGAAAGAAATTATAAACTTGATGTAAAGCAAGAGAGTTAA
- a CDS encoding SLATT domain-containing protein, translating into MDNGNQCNYKQQSALECEQEDLFKLLQELKRKVNLTRVSRLNASKRLREDHTYYQKVSVYYSVLIAGLSIWFIRFGVDGEQEISYLLSNMLLVASITLTFFSMYISIINLQERAYRMENSQLELGKLLNDIERALIIKVQSLEELKKLQRKYENILVRVENHEDVDYWITIVSNSKRELKVKRKNTNEKHDLTNEEVAATIEKSTEKEDEGINKNEELFIEYQKNIKSYKNKRRFYKVVGLSFPITFPIILLGMEALFKWAAKIFISLN; encoded by the coding sequence ATGGATAATGGAAACCAATGTAATTATAAACAACAGAGTGCATTAGAATGCGAACAGGAAGATCTATTTAAGTTGTTGCAAGAGCTAAAAAGAAAAGTAAACCTAACAAGAGTTTCGAGACTAAATGCTTCTAAAAGACTCAGAGAAGATCACACTTATTATCAAAAGGTTAGTGTTTATTATTCTGTGTTAATAGCTGGCTTATCAATTTGGTTTATAAGGTTTGGCGTAGATGGTGAACAAGAAATTAGTTATTTATTATCAAACATGCTTTTAGTTGCGTCAATTACCTTGACCTTTTTTTCCATGTACATATCTATTATAAACTTACAAGAACGCGCTTATAGAATGGAGAATAGTCAATTAGAGTTAGGGAAACTGTTAAATGACATTGAACGGGCACTAATAATAAAAGTACAAAGTTTAGAAGAATTAAAAAAACTTCAAAGGAAGTATGAAAATATATTAGTGAGAGTGGAAAATCACGAGGATGTCGATTACTGGATTACAATTGTAAGTAATTCAAAAAGAGAATTGAAGGTGAAGCGGAAAAATACAAATGAGAAGCACGATTTAACAAATGAAGAGGTTGCTGCAACTATTGAAAAAAGCACTGAAAAAGAAGATGAAGGTATTAATAAAAATGAGGAATTGTTTATCGAATATCAAAAAAATATAAAATCATATAAAAATAAGAGGCGGTTTTATAAAGTCGTAGGACTAAGCTTCCCAATTACATTTCCAATAATATTGTTAGGAATGGAAGCATTGTTTAAATGGGCTGCAAAAATTTTCATATCATTAAACTAA
- a CDS encoding VOC family protein encodes MNRLNIITLGTKDIMKAHQFYKELGFETSIRGPESAPAIIFFKNDGTRIALYPIDELAKDVNEQQPPESGRGFPGITLAYNTKSIDEVDEVMKKAESAGATIQKKPQKTDWGGYSGYFTDLDGYYWEVAYGEFWKFDQSNMLVIEDV; translated from the coding sequence ATGAACCGCTTAAATATCATTACACTCGGTACAAAGGACATCATGAAGGCACATCAATTTTACAAAGAGTTAGGCTTCGAAACATCCATCAGAGGACCAGAATCCGCTCCGGCCATTATCTTTTTCAAGAATGATGGCACAAGAATCGCGCTTTATCCAATAGATGAATTAGCGAAAGACGTGAATGAGCAGCAACCTCCTGAGAGCGGAAGAGGTTTCCCAGGAATCACCCTGGCTTATAATACAAAATCCATAGATGAAGTGGACGAAGTCATGAAGAAAGCGGAGTCAGCAGGAGCGACCATTCAGAAAAAGCCACAGAAAACAGACTGGGGTGGATATAGCGGTTACTTTACCGATCTTGACGGGTACTATTGGGAAGTTGCTTATGGAGAGTTTTGGAAATTTGATCAATCGAATATGTTGGTGATTGAGGATGTGTGA
- a CDS encoding 5'-methylthioadenosine/S-adenosylhomocysteine nucleosidase, with translation MKNIMVRKFASLILIAVLLVSVFAGCSSETQSVAGKEKETQRPIMVQGPMPIEAEKFADRLENLKEEKSGSFVFYIGTLDNYPVIVAKTGKGMENTAAATAVAIERYNPIAIINQGTSGGHDADLNVFDIVLGERTTNLGSLKTADKDENQGIDPTVWKPMDLMASEGSAGEDPNAEKIRYYEGDKELLAAANAVIDTYTEGKIVQGTIGSADVWNNEVDRIKWFHEKYGTSVEEMEGAAAAQIAGAYDIAFLGIRILSNNKVNGGKYNPETAAANQGYVYEVVKEYISTLDGE, from the coding sequence ATGAAAAACATTATGGTAAGAAAGTTCGCTTCATTAATATTGATTGCAGTACTGTTAGTGTCGGTATTTGCAGGCTGCAGTTCTGAGACTCAATCAGTAGCAGGTAAGGAAAAGGAAACGCAAAGGCCAATCATGGTTCAAGGGCCGATGCCAATTGAAGCGGAAAAATTTGCAGATAGACTTGAGAACTTAAAGGAAGAAAAATCAGGTTCGTTTGTATTTTACATAGGGACTTTAGATAACTATCCGGTTATCGTTGCAAAAACGGGTAAAGGGATGGAGAATACTGCAGCAGCTACTGCTGTTGCCATTGAGAGATACAATCCGATTGCCATCATCAACCAAGGAACATCAGGCGGACATGATGCAGATCTAAACGTATTTGATATCGTCTTAGGGGAAAGAACGACCAACCTTGGTTCATTAAAAACAGCAGATAAGGATGAAAACCAAGGAATTGATCCAACTGTATGGAAACCGATGGACTTGATGGCTTCTGAGGGAAGTGCAGGTGAAGATCCTAATGCCGAAAAGATTCGTTATTATGAGGGAGATAAAGAGTTGCTAGCAGCTGCCAATGCCGTAATAGATACATACACGGAAGGGAAAATTGTTCAGGGGACAATCGGCTCTGCAGATGTGTGGAATAATGAAGTAGATCGAATCAAATGGTTCCATGAAAAATACGGCACATCCGTAGAAGAAATGGAAGGAGCCGCAGCTGCTCAAATCGCGGGCGCGTATGATATCGCATTTTTAGGCATAAGAATACTCTCCAATAACAAGGTTAACGGAGGCAAATACAACCCGGAAACAGCAGCAGCCAACCAAGGATATGTGTATGAAGTGGTGAAAGAATACATTTCTACTTTGGATGGTGAGTAA
- a CDS encoding endonuclease: MSAAGSGTWTSPFTVSQANSNQNGSTKTVEGYVVGQPTATNTVVTSNFPNDYALALADSPSETSTSNMIYVQIPSSFRSEFGLKSNPDLMGEKLKVTGSLTAYFSHSGVKNASAFEVVDGGQTDPTDPTDPPPSYDEYYSSAEGKTGSALKTALHNIIDDHQTLSYAAVWDALRNTDEDPANANNVLLLYSGRSQSKTTNGGGVDDWNREHVWAKSHGDFGTTQGPGTDLHHLRPTDVTVNSSRGNLDFDNGGSQHAEAPGNYYDNDSWEPRDEVKGDVARMIFYMAVRYEGDSGELDLELNNNVNNGSAPYHGKLSVLLQWHAEDPVDAREIRRNNIIFENYQGNRNPFIDHPEFAEMIW, from the coding sequence ATGAGCGCTGCAGGTTCCGGTACTTGGACCTCTCCGTTTACTGTCAGTCAAGCAAACTCCAATCAGAACGGTTCTACTAAGACTGTCGAAGGCTATGTAGTGGGACAACCGACCGCTACCAATACAGTGGTTACGAGCAATTTTCCTAACGACTACGCATTAGCGTTGGCCGACAGCCCGTCTGAAACAAGCACATCCAATATGATTTATGTTCAAATTCCTTCTTCCTTCCGTTCAGAGTTTGGATTGAAGAGCAACCCAGACCTAATGGGAGAAAAGCTGAAGGTCACTGGTTCTTTAACAGCTTACTTCTCTCATTCAGGTGTCAAAAATGCTTCTGCTTTTGAGGTAGTGGATGGAGGACAAACGGACCCTACTGATCCCACGGACCCACCACCAAGCTACGATGAGTATTACAGTTCTGCAGAAGGAAAAACAGGATCCGCATTGAAAACAGCGCTGCATAACATCATCGACGATCACCAGACACTCTCCTATGCTGCCGTGTGGGATGCGTTGCGCAATACAGATGAAGACCCAGCAAACGCCAACAATGTTCTTTTACTATATTCCGGCCGTTCTCAATCCAAGACCACAAACGGGGGCGGAGTAGACGACTGGAACCGCGAGCACGTTTGGGCAAAATCCCATGGTGACTTCGGTACCACACAAGGCCCTGGCACAGACCTTCACCATCTGCGCCCTACGGATGTGACGGTAAACTCCTCCAGAGGAAACCTGGACTTTGATAACGGCGGAAGCCAGCATGCTGAAGCACCAGGAAACTATTATGACAATGATTCCTGGGAGCCGCGTGATGAAGTAAAAGGCGACGTAGCACGCATGATTTTCTATATGGCGGTTCGCTATGAAGGAGACAGCGGGGAGCTAGATTTAGAGCTTAATAACAACGTAAACAACGGCAGTGCCCCATACCACGGCAAACTGTCCGTCCTGCTGCAATGGCACGCCGAAGACCCAGTGGATGCAAGAGAAATCCGCCGCAACAATATCATTTTCGAAAACTACCAAGGAAATCGCAACCCATTCATCGACCACCCGGAATTTGCGGAGATGATTTGGTAG